Within Engraulis encrasicolus isolate BLACKSEA-1 chromosome 8, IST_EnEncr_1.0, whole genome shotgun sequence, the genomic segment GGACCAAAAtcttactgtaggctatatttcttAGTAGGTCTAACTGCTGCTGGTGATAAATCCAGAAAAAGCCCATCAGTATTTTACTATAACCACGGgaaccacagtaggcctacagtatttggaATACCACAATAGGATGTTTGGAAAGCTGAAGATTTTGATAGGCCCAGCATGTAATAGGCCACACCCAATATTCGTGGAAAAAAAActaatgtggcaataggcagtagGCCTACCGTGTCAATGAGCTGCAGagtagcaatacctactctgtccacaaTCCTACACTCTGCAAGTTAAAACTGAAAGTGAAACTGAAGTTCAGCTAGTCCGAGACGCGATTGCCGTTATTTCCTGATTATATGGATAGCCTATGCGGGCGCATCTGCATGACTCGAACTGAATTTCAGAACCAAAACTCAGGTCTCCAAATGAACGCACTTCCACTTGTTTTTTTAAGCAATCCAGGCGGTTATGTTTATCGTTCAGAAATGCTGAAACAAGATGCGGTGTTGCCTTTTTGTTCTACTGTTATTGTTTCGCCATCCATTTCACGCAGGTAGGTGACGCATGATGAATAGACCTACACTCTTCATGCGCCGAAATTCAGGACATTAGAAGTTGATCACAAATTATATCCTCCATCGCACGTAGCCTATATTGCTTGACATActgacactgtaggcctacccattGTAATTTTACGAGAATaagatttaaatatatatatatatatattgtattttaCAGATCTACACTTCTTTCATCGACGCTGTGTGGCAAGCCAGGGAACATTGTATCCCAAGAACATTCAGTTCGTTATGGTAGATGATATAATGGTCTACTATTATCTTCATGATTCGGTCGAATCCTCACTACCAAAGTGGATGAACCATTCAGAGGGTATTTTGCTCTGGAGAGAAATGACAAGAAATCTGAAATACAACCGTTACATTATGGACAATGCTGTGAGAATAACAAGTAAACGCTTCAACCACTCGCATGGTAAAACACATTCATTGCTCATGACATCTAGGCTACATTCTAGTTCTATTCAATTTGAGACAGAGTCAGTAACATAGCCTACTATTCACTGTGATCGAAAACACAACACATTGTTTTCAATTATTTTAGTAGGGCCTAGATGATTGTCTGAAGAGAGACAACTGGCACCATAGGCTACATCACAGagaatagcataggcctactgtcattCCAGTTGGATATGCATGAATCTCtcaaaaagatgtttttttgtgtgtgtgcggtgatcTCCCATATTTTTAAATCAAATGGTTGTCACATGGGGCGTGCATGGGGCAAACTAGTTTGCTCACAGGTGCACTTAAACCCATAAACTAGCTAGGAGCACAGGAGTTTTTAATTCTTGACTGCATGTTCTTCTGCTATTGCTTAGATCACCTTTACCAGGCCCATGGCTGGTGCCAGTGGAATGAGGAGGATGACAGCTTCTCTGCAGCCATGGGCCATGCGTACGACGGGAAAGACTTTGTTAGTTTCCACGTGCCATCCAGAACTTGGACAGCAGCAGTACCTGAAGCGGTGTTCTATaagaggcacagagaggagaaCATCGAGAACCTCCATGATCTGATTGACGCCTATGAGTCCACATGTATCAGGTGGCTGAGGAAATTGGTGACATTTAGTGCAGGGGAACGGATGGGAAAAGGTAAGGAAGGAGGGTTCCTTTTCAAGAGACAGAAATCCATTATCTATTTTTTAAAACACTCTTGCATATTGTAGTAGTCACTACATTAGCCTATTACCTTGCCCATCTCTTAGTGTATGCATTCAAACAGACCATACAGAACATTAGGAGTTTACACTATTCACCAGAATGTTTAAAATATAGACACACTTTATGTAGGCCTGGTACACTGTACAGTGGTAGTGATTTTAAAGGACAAGAAGTAATTTTAACTTTAGCAAGTAATTTAAATAGTTTATATTAAACATTTAATCAtctttttggatttttttcagTTCCAGAAACCATGCTGTTTGAAAGTTCTTCCTCTCCTGACTCCTCTCGTGAGATGGTGACATGCTTCGCCACTGGGTTTTACCCCCGTGCTTTGAAAATGGAGTGGGTCAATCAAACTGGTCACGTGATGGTGGATGGGGTGAGTGGGGGAGAGGTGCTGCCCAATGGGGATGGCACATACCAGGTGAGACGAAGCCTTAAAGTGCCCATTGGAGCAGAGGAGTCCCGGGTGTACAGGTGCATCGTGCAGCACAGCGGCTTGGATGGAAACCTCTCTCTGACGTGGGGTAAGATTGAGACTGTTTTAGATGCTCAAACACCCTGGGATTAAGTGATGTCATTGGTTTGAAggctttcatctgtgtgtgtgtgtgtgtgtgtgtgtgtgtgtgtgtgtgtgtgtgtgtgtgtgtgtgtgtgtgtgtgtgtgtgtgtgtgtgtgagtgcattctaCGAATTCATAGGAATATGTGCAGAAAAGACGCTAAGCTTAGGTTCTTGTACACAATCATTTTTTACATATACAGTCAACAACCATGTGTACCAATTGTATGAAGCCATAGGatttgttgatacagtatgttACTGTATTTCTCCATCCTTTTCAGAGCCCAAGAGGAGGTTGCGAATACATGTGGGATGCATCATAACAGCTGCCATGGCAGTGCTTGCTTTGATAGTGTTCATAAAAAGAGTCATGCTCACTAAAACCAATGTCAAGGATTTACACACAACAGGTATGGATGCGATatttgtctgaaaaaaaaacatttgggtatttgtgtgtgtgtgcattcatttaaTTCATCCATTTGTCTGTTAAGTGTCTTTACATTTCTACACTTCATTTAAGGATTTTAATTTCAATTgcatttcagtatttcaagatTTGCTAGGTATTTGTCTGTAATATCCATTGGCTATTGGGTTAAACATGCACTGACTTAACCATACTTTAACCTTTACCATTTCAGGAGAAAATGTGAGCGTTCAACAGAACCATGCAAATGACATATTAACTTCTGCTCTCAACACGGCTCTTCAATCTGACAATTAGACTACTTTTGGCCGAGGAGACCTACAGGGCCAACTTCAGGGAAAAAGGTTCGGATGAACGGTGTTCCTCCATTTTGCGTGCTATAATAGTGTTCACAATGGATATTTTTGTGTTATTTCACTTTCAGCCCAGACCTGCTACCTCATTTTAGCTTATACATTTTTGTGTGATTGAGTGCCGTTTACTATCATTAGGTCATATCATATCAGAGTTTGTGCTACCAATTTGTATCCCATTGTAAAAACGTGTTGTTTAGATATGTTGTATCGGTTGCGTGTTTGTGACATTGATCTTATCAGAACTTGTTTTTACCAAAGGCAACATCTTGCGAATATATACATAATTGTGTATCCTATTTATGCATTTGTTCCagttactagtggtgtggatcggcactgccctcacgatccgattcgatcacgattcgggaggtagtagatccgattcgattcgattctattagatccaatccgatccgatccgattcagttctacaatgcattgcaatgcattacatttctactgaacgcaaagcaaatgttcagccatgatgaggaaatataagtagtcagatactgagcaacaatttattggctgttttctgtctcagtctgtatcagtcttgcaatgttttgaagtgtttttatttaatttaacattcatttgctcccgaaatatccatggaagtaattgaaacttaaaaaaattgccggatcgattctggaacttgccggatctggatctggatcgtccatgccccggatcgattcggattgccgaatcgatcattgttgacaccactaccagTTACATTTTGTTACATTAATATAAaataatactgtatatactaaATATTATGTATCTACTGTATCAAGCAAAAACATCTATTTCAATGTATGCATTGCTGGTTTTATTTATTAAATATAAAGTCTATATCTAAATACATGCGACTTCAGAATTGCAGATCATGAATGTGTATGTGACTATGGGCAGGATGTTAAGGGAACTTGAGTGATGCAATTATTGTTCTAAAAAAGGAATCCTGTAACACAGATTAGGACACATGACATGATGTGAAACAGACGGACAAGTCAAAGCAAAACAAGAGAAAATGAACTTCAGTATGAAGAACAGCATTCACCCACATAAACACTATTTAGGTTTTTTAATTAGAAATCTCAAGGAATTGTGACTACGGCTTTACCACAAAGCTAAGTCACATATTTGTACAAAATACACAAAATCCTAACAAATTTTGAATGGGTTTGCAAGTAGCCCATCACTAAGCATGAAGAGCATTTTTACAACTAGGAAGTCATTATTAGGGGTTCATTGTAAATCTCAGATTAATCCTATTTCAATCTAGTCTAATCCCTATTAGCTGTATGTCTCTACTTTTAAAACTGCTCCACAATTTAGTTTTTAAAGAAACTCCTGTGAGTGGAACAGTTAAAGTACTTCCTCGGGGTGCAGTGACATATTATGCTAATGCCTCTTTGTTTGTGGGGTCCCAgattcgagtctggcctgggtaaTTTCCTAACCTCAGCCCAGATATCTCTCTCCTTCATGCTCCTCTTACCATAAACTTAACATCGCTATCCATAAAGGCACAAAGCCTCGAAAAGTACACTTTCAAAAATCATAATACAAATATAGGACTTTCCTGTCTAGAGAAAGGGCCATGAATTAACCATTGTTGCCACAGTGTGGGTTTCCCTGAGCATACGGCCCTTCTGTTCTTCTTCCATTCAAGTGCATAGCTTGAGTCCCGCCTCTGTTGCGCCACTCCCATTATCAATTATCAACCAGGAAAATATTTCCAATTAATTTGCCACGCATTTCCTGAGAGCATAGGGTCAGTATTGCTGGGGGGtctgggaggggagaggtggtttGGCTAAAAGCCAGTAAAACACAGAGCCATTGAGATGGGGTTGAGGAAATATTAATGTGTCCCAAAGGGGGTCCCAGCATGAAACGTTTGGGGAAGTTTTTTTTCCAGTGTATGACAAACATTCAGTAAATTCCTGAAAAACTTATGTCTAAGTAGCACTTTTAGCAAGCTAGTGAAGAAAAGACGCCCTATAAGGGTAAACAATCAATAGAACAGTCCATTTGACCTCCATTTGACCTCAGTGGAAAATGTCTGTAAAGATTCTGATTCATTCAGGTGGTCACATACACCAGTAAAAAGAGATTAAAATAGTCACATTGACCTTGAACTTGATCTTGATCTAGTCAAGAGTGCTTCGGCACTTTGACCCTCAGTTGAAAATATCTGTCAGTGAAGATTCTCCCTTGTGGAAATTGTCTGTCAGTGAAGGTTCTTATCCACCTAGGTCACGGTAGTCAAAAGTCCTTGACCTGGACGTAGACCTGGTCAAAACATTTTCCACCACTTGGAGCTCAAACCTCAGACTGCTCCAGCGACCAGCAGACTGAACAGAAGGAGCACCCCCAGGCTGAGAGCCGCTGGACAGGAGAGAGTCCCTTGGCGATGCCGCTGCGATGCCTTGTTCCTGGCCGGCTGTTCCCTCGACTGGCGCGGAGAGAGCAAGTGGCAGCGGCGACTGTTGCCCGCCCTGTCCCACACCACCAGCTCTGCCCTGGGGGCGCAGCAGGTGGACACGTACCCCAGCCGCACGGGCCTCCCCACGGCCCACGACGTCACGCTCAGCGGAGGGTCACCCATCGCCATGCGGTCCCTCCCCAGTCCCTGTGCACCGACTGCTTCATGTGGAGGCtggccctccatccatccatggtGTCCATGGTGACCGCCAGTGGTGGTCTGGTGGTTGCCGTGGTGGCGGTGATGGAGGAGCATCAGAATTCCGTCGCCCTGGGAGAGCTGGACCGAGGCCAGGCCGGAGTGGCCGCGGTCCTTCACGGCCAGAGACACGCTCCAGTTTCCCAGCATGCAGTGCTCTCCTGTTGGATCCCCTGGCGGACAGGACTCCTCTACGCGCATCGCCGAGCAGGAGGGAGGGGACGTGTCCTTTTCCTGTCATAAACACAAAAAGGATGTGATGTCAAGTCATGAGtcaagagctttttattgtcattgacaaataaatttgacaacgaaattgcgttttaaAATACACCGTACACGTACGTTCATACGCGCCGTCATGTCACACTATGGTGTGTAAAGACATGGCTAATGTTATAAGGttattgttaccagaatggcaatggccaagtcataatTTATTCCTAAAGACTATGTATCATCTATTATGGTAGCAAAATGTTCTCATAAAGAGTCAACTTTCAACTGTGAGGCGATGCATTTGCAACGTAATCAAGAGAGCTTGACTGTTGTTGGATTGTCAGCCTTGCGCCTTCACCTGTGGGATGACAGTCAGGTGGACCACGGCGTAGTTTGAGTCTGCGGAGTCCCGTGCCTTCACCATCAGGGTCAGGGTGACAGCCTCCCCCGCGGCTGCTTTATGGGGCGTCTTCAGCACCACCTCTCGACTGAAGGAGGACCCCTCGTCTATGTGGAAACTGTTGAGGTGaaaagatcaggaagcgcgctcaacaccttgtcttcttatattttacactgggtgcttaacttcgtctaTGAATGAattcaaatctcaaaagaaatcgccatttcacactgaagaagggtgtaagcccgaaacgtctgtgatgtgaggcgattaaaaacgaaaaaagaaatctgatgagtgcttctttattcactttcttttgaaacTGTTGAGGTGGCCATAGAGATACAGCCATTTATGACAAGTCTGTGATTGTTCAGGTCATGATAGTTCTTTTTAGTGATTTTGTGGGTTTGGTCTGATGTCCAAAGtccaagtccagttgcttacaattaAACTCCTTTGACAAGTATTACTACAAATCATTGCAATGACAAATCATTACAAGCATTACAATCATTACATGGCAGTTCATTTATTTCCCCTGCTCATTAGGTGATATTTGTGGTTTGGGTTTTTCAGTTTCTGACCATGGGATTGAACACTTGTCATAGAGTATGTCTGAAGATTCTGGTAAATGCAAGCAGCTCACCTGTAGGGTCCTGAGGGGGACAGGTAGCCGTGGTCGTCCTCGGCGGAGAGGGAGAAGCTGCGAGCAGGGCCGTGGTTCCACACCTCAAATGCCACGCTGGAGTTATGACCAGGGACCAGGCGAGAGGAGGACAGCACCTGGGTGACAGGAGCAGACAGACATCTTAGTACATCTTAGTGGACTGctaagagaggaggagtggatggaGAGGAAGGATGCATACTTCGAAGGAAAGAGGCAGGTGGTGGTTGATTTCTTGGAGATGCCTCTACTGTACTAGCctagggtgcatttcttgaaaccatagttgctagcaacattagctactttgttgtttgcaatagaCCCcgttagagtttgtaaacaggtatgacgtaatttggctgcgtgcgcaccgcaGGCTCAAAACCATCCATGCTCTGTCCgatttacccatgcctgcagttctcctagtgcccgctgtcgagatacggctTTGAACGCAGCAACCCGTTCTTCCCCCTAGAGtccagtaccacccagaaaagtgtagtctctcgtaatatccttccaATATCTCTGGTTTGTTTGAGTCGACGATGCGCATGCATTCATGACcacgtcgactctgaacgggtctattcaattgcccattggcaactacccaagttgcttactggctcacaactacgctttcgagaaatgcacccctgtttttaCCAGAACATATGAATTACTTCCTTCAAAAtatgtaattcaaaatgaatggtctgccCTGTCGGGCTACTAATGTATCTCCTTTATCCTGAGCTTTTTTGAAGGCAAGGATACCACTTACCACTCCAAATCAAATAAATATACTATGCGCAACAATGTAATACACTATTGATGCTACTGATGGACTTCAATTCCGTCTATTAAAGGTGCCTCACTCATACTGCACTTTAGTACCTAACTGTTTACACACCTGTATCTGCACGTGGGTGGGGTGGATCATCTCCGACGAGACCCTCTCCAGGGCGCTGCCCAGCGCGTCCTGCCCGAACAGGTGCACGCAGAAGGGCTCGCGGGGTACGGCCTCCACCCGGCCCACCAGCTCCTGCTCCGTGGACcaccaggtggaggtggagttgaGGCCCACGTCCTGCAGGCGCTCCCCCCCAGAGCCCACCAGCGCCGCGTGGCTGAAGGACGCCCTCTGGGCCGGGGAGAGGCCCGTCACGGCCAGCACTAGGAATACTGGTAGACCTGTAGAGGACGTGGAGGAGATACAATATGTAAAGAGAGGGTTCATTTAGGCATTAGTATAATACAGTCCACTAATACGTTCACACCACACCGGGGTGCCGACTAGCTCAGGGCCTTTAGGGGTCAGGAGTCAAAGAGACATTGTTGTGGCTAAAGATTGAGGTGCGTGGCTGAAGGACGCCCTCTGGTCCGGGGAGAGGCCCGTCACGGCCAGCACTAGGAATACTGATAGAcctgtgaaggaggaggaggagaggacataaTACAAGCagtcatggcctagtggttagagatcagaaggttgcaagttcaaatcccacccttaccagtcctccctacacctctatccatggctgacgtcacgtgcccttgagcaaggcacctaaccccacattgctcctcggactgtaaccaatatatcATGTTAGTACAGTatataagtgcaatgtaataatagaACAGCATTTTGGGGCATACATTAAGCTCTTGTCATGATGTAGGATCTGCGTTTTTTCGACCCCTTTCTCTGTTTGTGTCcatatctccatccctctctctctctgtcccccccccccccccacctctttctctgtccttctatctctctatccctttctctttttctgtcactgtctctctctctctctctctctatgggtaGGTGagatagccaggccacaccctcctggTGACATAACACCTTCGGCAACAGGTACAAGATTTTAAAGTCGATCAGTAAAGTAACAAAATCTGCCCACTTCCATCTTAGAAACATTGCTAAAGTATCAGCCGAAACACTCTCTGGTCTCCATAAAAAGGTCATTAATAAACTGCAACTAATTGAAAGTTATCACTAAGTCCAGAAGGAAAGTGCATATCCCTTGTGTTTTAGTGGGCTTACATTGGCCACCTGTGTAGTTAGACTTACATGATGTGTATTAATTTGTGCAAtacaaatacattattattataattattattattgttatacaaTTGCTCTAAAACGACAATTTCATTTCAGCTGACTTTTTACTTTGAATGTAGAATTAGATATATAGAATTGCCATTACACATGAATAAATACACTGCAGTAATAATATGTggtgtactgcagtgtttctcaactggtgggtcgcgacccaaaagtgggtcgcggaggggtcattggtgggtcgcggagccttggtataaaaaaaacgtaattctaaaaaaaaaaaaatccaacttttcctgcaataatttacaacttttatttttaaagtttagtgaactctgtgtcatctgttgtcatagatacaatctgaatatttatgcgagatagatagcgtgcaaccagtcattcgagtcttggttacattttgagaattgcattgaattgcattgaattgacttgaacgctaaaaaaattgggtcgcgaccgaatgagagtggaaaatggtgggtcccaagactgttccagttgagaaccactggtatactgTATAGGGTAACAAAATAGGTAACAAAAATTGAACACTGCTATTCAAGAACCCCTCAGTCTTGTACATGTTAGCTGACTGTGAGACAGACCTGCTATGGGGCTGCCCTCCACTCTAGATAATCCAGGATGAGTTTCATTGGCCTCGGTAGCAAAGTAATAGAGGAAGTCCAAGCTACTGTCACCTGGAAAACAGAATTAAAATAAATGAAGGAATACATTAAGATGGTAGTGCATTTAACTCCATGTACAATGGATGTAGCACCAGCagtttattattactttattttataacttttttattacttatttttattattatttattacataGTATTTAGTGTTCCATACCATAATACTGTGCTGTATATAATTTAAGTACAAAACACTAcaatttatattttattactgtacacaaacatatacacaacatACATATAACATTTTAAATAACCGAACAACGTGCCCCATAAAATAATTGAGAGAAGAGCTCACCGATGACGCTGAAGGTGACATTTCCCCGTGCCTGGGCGGTGACGTGCCACTGGCCCTGTGCGATGGGGGCCAGCAGTGTCACCCGGTAGAGGCCCTTTAGGCTCTCCAGCTCCGCCAGGGGACCAGGGGGACCCAGCAGGGGCTGGCTGTGGCCTGCGGAAGACAAGAGGGGGACAAGAAGAAGAGAACGTTAACATGATGCCATCATCTCACTCCATGTTTTACCTTTTTTAGTTATTTGATGCATGTGGCAAGTGAAACTCACTCTATCCTTGCCAGAAAGAATGCAGAAGAGTGGCGAGGACAAGAGAAGAAAGTGACAGAAATTAATAAAGGACACGAGAGACATGACCTGGACGCATCAGAAAGGATGAGAGaacgaggagaaagagagagaaagaagtaaaGAGTAGTAGAGGCCAGacatgggaccaagtcactaaagtcacaagtaagtctcaagtccttccttcaagtccaagtcaagtgacaagttaagacacatttgaccaagtcaagcccaagtccaagtccaagtctaatttttcccaagtccttaacaagtcaccatgtATTCTATGCACAATCTTGTCAACTACTTTTAGTCATACATTCATTGATTCGCCAATGCATGCCCCCCTTTGCCAGTCACATTCTTAACAAAAAATAGTAGGCCAATTGGTACTGGTGAAGCAAATTGCTtaaggaaaaagaggaaaaaatgtAGGATAGGAGAGGGCTTTAAGCTCTCCAGGCTGTGGCCCGCGGAAGACAAGAGAGATGCAGGGGGTCATTGGCAcgccaagcagagagagagagagagagagagagagagagagagagagagagagagagagagagagagagagagatggagagaagaaacaaaaaggcaaagaaagaaaagaactgtgaactgactgtgtgtgtgtgtgtgtgtgtgtgtgtgtgtgtgtgtgtgtgtgtgtgtgtgtgtgtgtgtgtgtgtgtgtgtgtgtgtgtgtgtgtgtgtgtgtgtgtgtgtgtgcgcgcgaaatAGAAAGCACTGCCTTCCGTCCTTCCTTCCTGCCATGTCAGCactttctccccctctcattctttctttctctctccccctcttactctctttctctctctctcactgtcattctcacacgtacacacacacacacacacacaaagagagacacagatactgagagagagagagagagagagagagagagagagagagagagagagagagagagagagagagagagatgtacacacTAATATTGTAAATCAATGTATAAGTTGAGTTATGAGTATCACCATTGGGGTTGTAGAGAGTGCAGTTGGTGAGGTctccagctaagtgcaatgtaacatTCCCCATACTGCTGTCCACTTGGAACGAGTGGGACACCTCGGAGTCCGCATGGCTCTCCACGTGAAGCAGggtcacctggacacacacacacgcacgcacgcatgcacacacacacgcacacacacacacgcacacacacacacacacacacacacacacacacacacacacacacacacacacacacacacacagtaaatgtgcatgcatgcgaatGAGGTGACACTAATCAGCCACAAGGTGGCACTTCCATCTCAAGCGTTTTCTTTGTGACAAtaaatgaaagagaaagtaatCCCCATTGGCCATTGTGTTCACAAGACACACTGCAGTACATATTGAAATCCCGCCTCCAGTCGCTTCCTCCTCAACATGTTACTTTTTTAAATGGTGATAACAGGTCTGCCTTTAGAAATAATAAGGGAatgccactgacttgtatagtataactatacaagtcagtggggaATGCCCATGCCCCCATTAGGGCCGGATTAAGGaggcctggggcccctgggctacaggttgctgtaggcccccacgaaAGGGACATTTTGGAACAAAATTATATAGAATGCGTCAGAATACCAACCCAGGAGGAGTATTAATACGGtttaaaactctacctgacacaGCAGACTAAGTTATTAATACCACATCTAGTTACATTTATGCAATTTATTTCTGTATATTGAGATTCCCTCATTGGCCAATTGGGCgtcccctggcaagtgggggcccctaggctgcggcCATATTATCTAGCCTGTGCTTCAGGTCGGCCCTTGTCCCCTTTATATTACCTTATCAGCCTTTGTGCTATCCTGAACAATGGCTGAAACACTCCCGATGTCTTTATCGGTGGTGAAGACGGTCAGGCCTCCGGAGACCGAGGCCAGCGAGATGTAGAGATTGAAGCGGTCGGGGGACAgagtctccctcctcttcctcctgccccACTTCCTCCTCGTGTCCTCCGTCAACAGAAATGTCACCTGTCAGGTTGGAAAATTACAGAGTATTAGTTTGCATGGATTATTGGTTTGATTTGTGGAGATAAAAGACAAAAGATTAATGGAGGTAAAATAATAGTAACTGTTTTTGTATTGCTCAATTGCTCAAAGTGCTGAAGCAGCATTTTTTCTGGTAGCATATCCTCAACTTTTAAAAGGATGACTGCAAGGCTAGGCATCAGTAGCGTGCACATTTTGGGAGGCAGGTGCTTGAGGGGAGGTTGGGGGTCATGTCAAACTTGTATTGTGTCGGGGCATTGTTGTCACATGTTTGTTGTCCGCATGTCAACACAGACCACTGTAtattgtaaaacatttttttaaagaacagcTTTTAAAAAGAGCTttcatttttgtccagtagggctcgtccctatctgtgcacgcctatgatgaCCAGGCTGAATCCCTCCACTCAATTCCAGCTACAAAGTAGAATGAAAATGTCCAATGGATCTGCATAGATTAGTCATACATATGAATATGAGTGTGTTGCTTAGTGGCAGGGCTGTGCTGTACCTTGCTCTGTTTCTCCAGTGTCAGCGCCTTCACAGAGTTGTAAAGATGGCGGTCCTTAGCTGAGGCATCAGTGAAGACGAAGATGTCAGACAAAGGCGGACTGTTGGTGAGCGCCAGCtggaaagcacacacgcacgcatgcacacgcacacgcacacacacacacacacacacacacacacacacacacacacacacacacacacacacacacacacacacacacacatataaatgaaTTGACCTCAGCTGTCTTCATACTTACTCTTCTGACAGACACAATATCATTTTGTTCATGATGTTTGTCATGGGTTAAATCCACAGTCAGCCAacattaaagcagtggttctcaactttttcaaacaaactcccccttgacctcatcaaaaacctgccaatgccccccaaaTGGACTAATTCCACCCAGTTTCTGCTTATCTAATTGCTAACAACTGAATCAAGATGATATTCAAGTCTTAGATAAACTGAATGAATTAGAATCTTTCCACACAAAAATATGCTCCATCCTAGCGCGTTTTCAATATGCTACATCTGTTGCATGGCTA encodes:
- the LOC134454513 gene encoding H-2 class I histocompatibility antigen, K-B alpha chain-like isoform X2, with amino-acid sequence MRCCLFVLLLLFRHPFHADHLYQAHGWCQWNEEDDSFSAAMGHAYDGKDFVSFHVPSRTWTAAVPEAVFYKRHREENIENLHDLIDAYESTCIRWLRKLVTFSAGERMGKVPETMLFESSSSPDSSREMVTCFATGFYPRALKMEWVNQTGHVMVDGVSGGEVLPNGDGTYQVRRSLKVPIGAEESRVYRCIVQHSGLDGNLSLTWEPKRRLRIHVGCIITAAMAVLALIVFIKRVMLTKTNVKDLHTTGENVSVQQNHANDILTSALNTALQSDN
- the LOC134454513 gene encoding hereditary hemochromatosis protein homolog isoform X1 codes for the protein MRCCLFVLLLLFRHPFHADLHFFHRRCVASQGTLYPKNIQFVMVDDIMVYYYLHDSVESSLPKWMNHSEGILLWREMTRNLKYNRYIMDNAVRITSKRFNHSHDHLYQAHGWCQWNEEDDSFSAAMGHAYDGKDFVSFHVPSRTWTAAVPEAVFYKRHREENIENLHDLIDAYESTCIRWLRKLVTFSAGERMGKVPETMLFESSSSPDSSREMVTCFATGFYPRALKMEWVNQTGHVMVDGVSGGEVLPNGDGTYQVRRSLKVPIGAEESRVYRCIVQHSGLDGNLSLTWEPKRRLRIHVGCIITAAMAVLALIVFIKRVMLTKTNVKDLHTTGENVSVQQNHANDILTSALNTALQSDN
- the vwa7 gene encoding von Willebrand factor A domain-containing protein 7, which codes for MVWRRSECGLWARMCVLALGLLLLLLPGGQCFLPNFWSSVLTLSWDSYTHQYMTEQAILNVTMETLESLMMAQQQHSANEKDVGLGRGFWHAVGEVVHCNVEMDFGEYTRLDPVYHFDAERVDNAMEMLREFWSQAVLLAKVEDYQGARKSLGQLFHSLQDFYSHSNWVEMGQKDIYHHLLDPRAPAIPTASEELATCAECDVRPLLPVPAFMQPAFMQPVYTCEDNILKVMLNPKAPLLTTGYFSEYPNKPPGKCSHGGVLDSSRHEGAQGGINKDSTSPFFSPHHYLHAQAAKLATTATVTVLQDLRNAVGNKTFLRLFSVKQLPALVFVIDTTGSMWDEISAVRRRADSIILARKQESTYALPGTFLLVPFHDPQVGPVYETDDPDQFLRYLEDLTALGGGDEPEMCFTAIQLALTNSPPLSDIFVFTDASAKDRHLYNSVKALTLEKQSKVTFLLTEDTRRKWGRRKRRETLSPDRFNLYISLASVSGGLTVFTTDKDIGSVSAIVQDSTKADKVTLLHVESHADSEVSHSFQVDSSMGNVTLHLAGDLTNCTLYNPNGHSQPLLGPPGPLAELESLKGLYRVTLLAPIAQGQWHVTAQARGNVTFSVIGDSSLDFLYYFATEANETHPGLSRVEGSPIAGLPVFLVLAVTGLSPAQRASFSHAALVGSGGERLQDVGLNSTSTWWSTEQELVGRVEAVPREPFCVHLFGQDALGSALERVSSEMIHPTHVQIQVLSSSRLVPGHNSSVAFEVWNHGPARSFSLSAEDDHGYLSPSGPYSFHIDEGSSFSREVVLKTPHKAAAGEAVTLTLMVKARDSADSNYAVVHLTVIPQEKDTSPPSCSAMRVEESCPPGDPTGEHCMLGNWSVSLAVKDRGHSGLASVQLSQGDGILMLLHHRHHGNHQTTTGGHHGHHGWMEGQPPHEAVGAQGLGRDRMAMGDPPLSVTSWAVGRPVRLGYVSTCCAPRAELVVWDRAGNSRRCHLLSPRQSREQPARNKASQRHRQGTLSCPAALSLGVLLLFSLLVAGAV